From the Pseudobacteroides sp. genome, one window contains:
- the sigI gene encoding RNA polymerase sigma-I factor, protein MPKLGIFKRLKPDHDPTNEIVMKIQKGDKILKERFISDYTPFILKAAVKTTGKYVDIENSEAYSVALMAFDEAIDCFNSNKNKSFLGFSDLVINRRLIDYIRKNKKDSNVFPFTYFDCESYEEIKEKFMLEYSMGRLDNIEIKEEIIFFKERLATFGITLESLAKSMPKHKDSKRLCIRIAKIIANDSELYYKLNKTKNIPMTDLMKLVDVHQATVERNRKLIIAVSLVINSGLDVIKSYLQFTEEGGWEHD, encoded by the coding sequence TTGCCGAAATTAGGAATATTTAAAAGACTGAAACCCGATCATGACCCGACAAACGAAATCGTAATGAAAATTCAAAAAGGAGACAAAATTTTAAAAGAAAGATTTATAAGCGATTATACGCCTTTCATTTTAAAAGCGGCTGTCAAAACAACAGGAAAGTATGTTGATATTGAAAACAGTGAAGCATATAGTGTCGCACTCATGGCCTTCGATGAGGCTATAGATTGCTTTAACTCCAATAAAAATAAGAGCTTTTTAGGATTTAGCGATCTTGTCATAAACAGAAGGCTCATAGATTATATAAGAAAAAATAAAAAAGACAGTAACGTATTCCCTTTTACATACTTTGATTGCGAATCATATGAAGAAATTAAAGAAAAGTTTATGCTTGAATATTCCATGGGAAGGCTTGATAACATTGAAATAAAGGAGGAAATTATTTTTTTTAAGGAAAGGCTGGCCACATTCGGCATAACCCTTGAAAGTTTGGCTAAAAGTATGCCCAAACACAAAGACTCGAAGAGATTGTGCATCAGAATAGCAAAAATTATAGCTAATGATTCCGAGCTTTACTATAAATTAAATAAAACAAAAAATATTCCGATGACTGACTTAATGAAATTAGTTGATGTACATCAGGCAACTGTAGAAAGAAACCGCAAGCTCATAATTGCTGTTAGTCTGGTTATAAACAGCGGCCTTGATGTAATAAAGAGCTATCTTCAGTTTACTGAGGAAGGAGGGTGGGAACATGATTAA
- a CDS encoding anti-sigma-I factor RsgI family protein, giving the protein MINIGTIMEVYKNQVLVMTMDFELVYVERTPEMYLGQQITFGKSQVVRPKKSYLFVASGIAATLVLAIICVFILKNIDLNRDNTFYAFIDMDINPSIEFLIDERNHVKKVLPLNSDGERMIKDLSLGKLPVKEAVEKVIEASQKTGIMNINKNDVIMISASLNQENSDYKEKKDDVEQKLNQLLNSLKEINNTVFSRKYKIKAIKVEPGIKKQATKNGLSGGRQFILEKAHSIGIDLSVNEAKSDSLSLLMKRVGIDEQNIDNLPFNSLTAKETGKPASSLKPTSRETVSVIVTPGNRTTYARMMPGNENVRDNFIDGKETYGIIPTDKKMTATPERISKSTPRPAAQSIKPSEAKKPDLSAGSIKIQYYNATQETGNVIQLGTVFSVVNTGNTIINLKDVTIRYYYTIDGEKNQSLDCWAQEDKANITYRFVKMSKPAEKADYYVEIGFKSGQLNPGKNTVVVTWFNKEDWSTYKYDNDYSRNSPKVQELYDWKYVTGYISGVLKWGIEPED; this is encoded by the coding sequence ATGATTAATATAGGTACTATAATGGAGGTGTATAAAAATCAGGTACTGGTTATGACTATGGACTTTGAGCTTGTATATGTGGAAAGAACTCCTGAGATGTATCTGGGTCAGCAGATTACTTTTGGAAAAAGTCAAGTTGTTCGGCCCAAAAAAAGTTATTTATTTGTTGCTTCCGGAATAGCAGCAACTTTGGTGCTTGCAATTATATGTGTTTTTATTTTAAAAAATATTGATTTGAATAGGGATAATACCTTCTATGCTTTTATTGATATGGATATCAATCCTAGTATTGAGTTTTTGATAGATGAAAGAAATCATGTTAAAAAGGTTCTGCCATTAAACTCAGATGGTGAGAGGATGATAAAAGATCTCTCGCTAGGAAAACTGCCGGTTAAAGAAGCAGTTGAAAAAGTTATTGAAGCATCGCAGAAAACGGGTATCATGAATATAAATAAAAACGACGTTATAATGATTTCTGCGTCATTAAATCAGGAAAACAGCGATTATAAAGAAAAAAAAGATGATGTGGAACAAAAATTGAACCAATTATTGAATTCTTTAAAAGAAATTAATAATACTGTATTTAGTAGGAAATACAAGATAAAAGCTATTAAGGTTGAGCCGGGAATAAAAAAACAGGCAACAAAAAATGGTTTGTCAGGGGGGAGACAGTTTATACTTGAAAAGGCTCATTCTATAGGCATTGATTTATCTGTGAATGAGGCAAAGTCAGACAGCTTGTCTCTGCTTATGAAAAGGGTTGGAATAGATGAGCAGAATATTGACAATCTGCCTTTCAACTCACTAACTGCTAAAGAAACTGGAAAACCTGCTTCATCGCTTAAACCAACCTCTAGAGAAACAGTATCTGTTATAGTGACACCTGGAAATAGGACAACGTATGCCAGGATGATGCCAGGTAATGAAAATGTAAGAGATAATTTCATCGATGGGAAGGAAACATATGGGATTATTCCAACAGATAAAAAGATGACAGCAACGCCAGAAAGAATAAGCAAATCGACCCCGAGGCCTGCAGCCCAAAGCATAAAGCCTTCTGAAGCTAAAAAGCCTGATTTATCGGCAGGTTCGATAAAGATTCAATATTATAATGCTACGCAGGAAACAGGGAATGTTATTCAGCTGGGCACTGTTTTTAGTGTAGTTAACACCGGAAACACTATAATTAATTTAAAGGATGTGACAATCAGATACTATTATACAATTGACGGCGAAAAAAATCAGTCTTTAGACTGCTGGGCTCAGGAAGACAAAGCTAACATTACTTACAGATTTGTTAAAATGAGCAAACCTGCTGAAAAAGCAGATTATTATGTTGAAATAGGCTTTAAAAGCGGACAGTTGAATCCAGGGAAAAATACCGTAGTTGTTACATGGTTTAACAAAGAGGATTGGTCGACCTATAAGTATGATAACGATTATTCGCGAAATTCTCCCAAAGTACAGGAGTTATATGACTGGAAATATGTAACAGGCTATATTTCAGGTGTATTGAAATGGGGAATTGAACCTGAGGACTAA
- the nuoB gene encoding NADH-quinone oxidoreductase subunit NuoB, producing the protein MFKIIKKTIQYPRLTLDYPNKPFDSTFITGKPVIDNTKCSMCGECTKACPSSAIVTDEESKTIGINYDECIFCSNCEDVCKNKAVSMSKEFELAVKSRQELRKGPLIIEDRIIPDKSFEVIGKRVDEKARKLFGRSLQIREVDAGSCNGCDYEINALNNPFNDIERFGIHFVASPRHADMLLITGTATRNMELALIKTYNAAPDPKLVVAVGACACSGGIFKDMYATRNGIDCILPVDVYIPGCPPRPQAILYGILKALDRC; encoded by the coding sequence ATGTTTAAAATAATAAAAAAGACAATCCAATATCCAAGGCTTACCCTGGATTATCCCAATAAACCTTTTGACTCCACATTCATTACAGGAAAACCTGTTATTGACAATACAAAGTGCTCAATGTGCGGGGAATGTACTAAAGCATGTCCCTCTTCAGCTATAGTTACGGACGAAGAATCCAAAACCATAGGTATAAACTATGATGAATGCATATTCTGCTCGAACTGTGAGGATGTATGCAAAAATAAGGCAGTCAGCATGTCAAAGGAATTTGAACTTGCGGTAAAATCAAGGCAGGAACTTAGGAAAGGCCCTTTGATTATTGAAGATCGCATCATACCCGACAAATCTTTTGAAGTCATAGGAAAAAGGGTTGACGAAAAGGCACGAAAGCTGTTTGGCAGAAGCCTTCAGATAAGAGAAGTTGATGCCGGCTCATGCAATGGCTGCGATTATGAAATAAATGCTTTAAACAACCCTTTCAACGATATTGAGCGTTTCGGTATCCATTTTGTGGCTTCGCCGCGTCATGCAGATATGCTCCTTATAACAGGAACTGCAACACGTAACATGGAGCTTGCCCTTATAAAAACCTATAACGCTGCCCCTGATCCAAAGCTTGTTGTGGCTGTTGGTGCCTGTGCCTGCAGTGGGGGTATATTTAAGGATATGTATGCCACAAGAAACGGCATAGACTGCATACTGCCTGTAGATGTTTATATACCAGGCTGTCCGCCTAGGCCTCAGGCTATTTTGTATGGGATATTGAAGGCATTGGACCGATGTTAA
- a CDS encoding NADH-quinone oxidoreductase subunit C: MKLVKYFDDLKKNFANDILSHTIKTQSEIYISVNNSRILDISAHIRDEMNGTLVSLFANDERLIDEKFAIYYVFAVRENGYHIVLKTLIDENNPVFNSISNQIHGAHLYEREIQDMYGLKPLGHPSPKNLVFHGNWPMDIHPLRKEFDIKTKPPFVNYEQEFIEVQGTGVFEIPVGPVHAGIIEPGHFRFSVAGEPIINLEAQLFFVHKGIEKLCEGQSIDKCFYISERISGDETFSNSLAYCMAIEKIAGIEVPERANHQRVLFAELERLVSHLGDLAGICIDVAFGFAAFQFRMLRGWTYQIIEEVSGSRFLRSVNRPGGVRKDFTNGKEKRILEYMDKIRNELAETEKIILSNSLFIDRVENTGVLTYQQAVDMNAVGPGGRAAGVRNDVRKDFPYCTYGKLKFSVPEHNNGDVNCRMKVKLEECYQSIFLIEQVVNKMRAGKIIETIGRVDPYKAAIGCTESPRGENVHWIMTGENNTIFRYKIRTPSFCSWPAVCLAVQGNIVPDFPLINKSFNLSYAGNDL, translated from the coding sequence ATGAAGCTTGTGAAATACTTTGATGACTTGAAGAAAAACTTTGCAAATGACATTTTGTCTCATACAATAAAAACCCAAAGTGAAATATATATATCTGTAAATAACTCAAGAATACTGGATATTTCAGCCCATATAAGAGATGAAATGAACGGCACACTGGTTTCCCTTTTTGCAAACGATGAAAGACTCATTGACGAAAAATTTGCAATTTATTATGTATTTGCCGTTAGAGAAAACGGATACCATATTGTTCTTAAAACACTCATTGACGAAAACAACCCTGTGTTTAATTCAATTTCAAACCAGATTCATGGAGCACACCTTTATGAGAGAGAAATCCAGGACATGTATGGTTTAAAACCGCTTGGACACCCATCACCGAAAAATCTTGTTTTCCATGGAAATTGGCCCATGGATATACATCCTTTGCGTAAGGAATTCGACATAAAGACTAAGCCGCCTTTTGTAAATTATGAACAAGAGTTTATTGAAGTCCAAGGAACCGGAGTGTTTGAAATACCCGTTGGTCCTGTCCATGCAGGCATAATAGAGCCTGGTCACTTCAGATTCAGTGTTGCAGGCGAACCCATTATAAATCTGGAAGCTCAGCTGTTTTTTGTACACAAGGGAATAGAGAAGCTTTGTGAAGGCCAAAGTATAGATAAATGCTTTTATATATCTGAAAGAATATCCGGTGATGAAACATTTTCAAACTCACTTGCATACTGCATGGCTATTGAAAAAATAGCCGGTATAGAGGTTCCGGAACGTGCAAACCATCAAAGGGTTCTTTTTGCAGAGCTGGAACGCCTTGTAAGCCATTTGGGAGACCTTGCAGGAATTTGCATAGATGTCGCCTTCGGCTTTGCAGCTTTCCAATTCAGGATGCTTCGCGGCTGGACCTACCAGATAATTGAAGAGGTTAGCGGCAGCAGGTTCTTAAGAAGTGTTAACAGGCCCGGAGGAGTAAGAAAGGACTTTACTAACGGCAAGGAAAAAAGAATCCTTGAATATATGGACAAAATAAGAAACGAACTGGCGGAAACAGAAAAAATAATACTTTCCAACAGCCTTTTCATTGACAGGGTTGAAAATACAGGGGTTCTCACCTACCAGCAGGCAGTAGATATGAATGCAGTCGGCCCAGGGGGACGTGCAGCCGGTGTAAGGAACGATGTCCGAAAGGATTTTCCCTATTGCACCTACGGCAAACTGAAATTCAGCGTACCCGAACATAATAACGGAGATGTTAACTGCAGAATGAAGGTCAAGCTGGAGGAATGCTATCAATCCATATTCCTTATCGAACAGGTCGTAAACAAAATGAGGGCAGGTAAGATAATTGAGACAATAGGAAGAGTTGATCCCTACAAGGCAGCAATCGGATGCACCGAATCACCCAGGGGCGAAAATGTTCACTGGATAATGACCGGAGAAAATAATACTATTTTCAGGTACAAAATACGCACCCCTTCCTTCTGTAGCTGGCCTGCTGTGTGTCTTGCCGTGCAGGGGAATATCGTGCCTGATTTTCCTTTGATAAATAAGAGTTTTAATTTGTCTTATGCAGGTAATGATCTTTGA
- a CDS encoding hydrogenase 4 subunit F, with amino-acid sequence MEALILLVPILFSILFWTAKKRATTHIINIAGAVMLLTAMIYTTYSFLKKGVIEGTFLNGLFYIDSLSLIVLDIILAIGFLVCIYSIKYLDIEYDHRTIDTKKIKVYYSLMYAFIFTMIMVVTTQNLGLMWIAVEATTLASAFLVGYYNNKHSLEAAWKYIIICSVGIAFALLGIVFLYISSGNVFQGEKAPLNWIFLYEHAGSLQSGILKISFIFILVGFGTKVGLAPMHTWLPDAHSQAPSPISALLSGVLLNSALYGIIRILSIVNKHLGPQDLYTKRLMIGMGLLSIAAAAIFILYQKDYKRLLAYSSIEHMGIIVFALGFFTKLSIFAALFHMVNHAFTKSMLFLLSGNVYLKYGTKEIQKVKGLLKLMPVTGTLFLLGFFAIAGMPPFSVFFSELGIALSAASAHHFVLAAIFLILIALIFAGIAVTTLKMFFGNTDHNDLQSGEINKPGIAAIMLLFIIILFSGMYMPEPIKTILDSAVLIIKGGN; translated from the coding sequence ATGGAAGCTTTAATTTTACTTGTACCCATTTTATTTTCAATATTGTTCTGGACTGCAAAGAAGCGTGCAACGACACATATAATAAATATTGCAGGTGCAGTCATGCTTCTAACTGCCATGATATATACCACATACTCTTTTCTTAAAAAGGGTGTTATAGAAGGGACTTTTTTAAACGGACTCTTTTATATTGATTCACTTAGTCTTATAGTTCTCGATATCATTTTGGCCATAGGCTTTCTTGTTTGTATTTATTCAATAAAGTATCTTGATATTGAATATGACCACAGAACAATTGATACAAAAAAAATCAAAGTATACTACAGCTTAATGTATGCGTTTATTTTTACCATGATCATGGTTGTAACAACTCAGAACCTTGGGTTAATGTGGATAGCCGTTGAGGCAACCACACTGGCCTCTGCTTTTCTTGTAGGATATTATAACAATAAGCACTCCCTTGAAGCTGCATGGAAGTATATTATAATTTGTTCGGTTGGTATAGCCTTTGCACTTCTTGGAATAGTGTTCCTTTATATTTCATCCGGTAATGTTTTTCAAGGTGAAAAGGCTCCCTTGAACTGGATCTTCCTGTATGAACATGCAGGCTCATTGCAAAGCGGAATTTTAAAAATTTCCTTTATATTTATACTTGTGGGTTTTGGAACCAAAGTAGGGCTTGCTCCAATGCACACCTGGCTTCCTGATGCACACAGTCAAGCACCTTCACCTATAAGTGCCCTCCTGTCTGGAGTTCTTTTAAACAGTGCACTTTATGGAATAATAAGGATTCTATCCATTGTAAACAAACATTTAGGCCCCCAAGACCTTTACACCAAAAGGCTAATGATAGGTATGGGTCTCTTGTCCATAGCTGCAGCTGCAATTTTTATACTGTATCAGAAAGACTATAAGAGGCTTTTGGCATACTCCAGCATAGAACATATGGGAATAATAGTTTTTGCTCTTGGTTTTTTTACAAAACTCTCTATATTTGCAGCCCTTTTTCATATGGTTAATCATGCCTTTACCAAATCAATGCTTTTTCTTCTTTCCGGTAATGTTTACCTGAAATACGGTACTAAGGAAATACAAAAGGTTAAAGGCCTTTTAAAACTAATGCCTGTTACGGGTACTCTTTTCCTACTTGGATTTTTTGCCATAGCAGGTATGCCGCCCTTCAGCGTATTTTTTAGTGAACTTGGAATAGCTCTTTCAGCTGCCTCAGCTCATCATTTTGTATTGGCTGCGATTTTCCTTATTCTTATAGCCTTGATATTTGCTGGTATTGCTGTTACAACTCTCAAAATGTTTTTTGGAAACACAGACCATAATGACCTGCAATCCGGTGAAATTAATAAGCCGGGTATTGCCGCAATAATGCTACTCTTTATCATTATTTTATTCTCAGGCATGTATATGCCGGAGCCCATTAAAACTATACTGGACTCAGCAGTATTAATCATCAAGGGAGGAAACTGA
- a CDS encoding NADH-quinone oxidoreductase subunit K: MDNYLNLVSILILLSSFILVANKRINSYINTFRIQSILLALLAGVMGIYSLLEEGEMEIIIVCIITFVVKVWLIPRSLRRTVKRVGYRVSKDFFLNIPTLILICCGLFVLTYFSVSTIDDIKDPQIKTYLVNSISVILIGLFFMISRKKAIGQIIGFLVMENGLFATAILTTSGMPMMVELGLFFDVLTAVLIMGILVFRINENFDSIDINKLRNLKG; this comes from the coding sequence ATGGATAATTATTTGAATCTGGTTTCTATATTAATACTCTTGTCATCCTTTATATTGGTGGCAAACAAAAGAATAAACTCCTACATAAATACCTTCCGAATCCAATCAATTCTGCTTGCACTACTTGCCGGAGTTATGGGTATTTACAGCCTCCTTGAGGAGGGAGAAATGGAAATTATTATAGTTTGTATAATAACCTTCGTTGTAAAAGTATGGCTGATTCCCAGATCATTAAGGAGAACTGTAAAACGGGTTGGGTACAGAGTATCAAAGGACTTTTTCCTTAATATACCTACACTGATACTTATTTGCTGCGGCTTGTTTGTACTAACTTATTTTTCTGTATCAACCATTGATGATATAAAGGATCCACAGATCAAAACCTACCTTGTCAATTCCATTTCCGTAATACTTATCGGCCTTTTCTTCATGATAAGCAGAAAAAAGGCAATAGGCCAGATTATTGGGTTTCTGGTAATGGAAAATGGACTTTTTGCAACCGCCATACTCACAACAAGCGGTATGCCCATGATGGTTGAACTTGGTCTTTTCTTTGATGTCCTGACAGCGGTTTTGATAATGGGAATTTTAGTTTTCAGAATTAACGAAAACTTTGACTCGATAGATATAAACAAGCTAAGAAACCTTAAAGGTTAA
- a CDS encoding respiratory chain complex I subunit 1 family protein yields MSQFVYVVVQLSVILLIAPLISGIIKKVKALSQKRKGPPVLQLYIDIYKLFRKDTVISDTASWIFRATPYINFTTALLAGILIPVSLKLTPINFGGDIIFIIYILAMGRFFMALSGVDTGSTFGGMGSSREMAISSLIEPTLLVSVFTVGLISKSTSVHDMMSTLSSIGLNIFQPVYIMCFLAMIIVIIAESSRIPVDDPATHLELTMVHEAMLLEYSGKHLALMELGAAVKQLVLITLLVNLFIPLDSLVALDNALLAIGISILLYIVKVAIVSILIALAEINTVKLRLFSVPNLAAISFILSFLGFLQYFVVGGSHG; encoded by the coding sequence ATGAGTCAATTTGTTTATGTAGTAGTTCAGCTGTCTGTCATATTATTAATTGCTCCCCTTATAAGCGGAATAATAAAAAAAGTAAAGGCTCTATCCCAGAAGAGGAAAGGTCCGCCTGTACTGCAGCTATATATTGATATATATAAGCTTTTTAGAAAGGATACCGTTATATCGGATACTGCTTCCTGGATATTCAGAGCAACTCCATATATCAATTTTACTACCGCACTTTTAGCAGGCATACTGATACCTGTTAGCCTGAAGCTTACTCCAATTAACTTTGGCGGAGATATTATTTTTATAATATACATACTTGCAATGGGAAGGTTTTTCATGGCTCTTTCAGGAGTTGATACAGGCAGCACCTTCGGAGGAATGGGAAGCAGCAGAGAAATGGCAATATCATCTCTGATTGAACCCACTCTTTTGGTTTCGGTATTTACAGTGGGGCTTATATCAAAGTCCACATCTGTTCATGACATGATGAGCACATTATCCTCTATCGGACTAAATATTTTTCAGCCTGTTTATATAATGTGCTTTCTGGCTATGATAATCGTAATCATTGCCGAGTCTTCCAGGATTCCTGTTGATGACCCAGCTACACACCTTGAACTTACAATGGTCCATGAAGCAATGCTTCTGGAGTATTCAGGCAAGCACCTGGCCCTGATGGAACTTGGAGCAGCAGTCAAGCAGCTTGTTTTAATAACATTGCTTGTTAATCTGTTTATACCACTAGACAGCCTTGTGGCTTTGGATAATGCCCTTTTAGCCATTGGGATTTCAATTTTATTATATATAGTTAAAGTTGCAATAGTTTCAATTCTTATAGCACTTGCAGAAATCAACACCGTCAAGCTGAGGCTTTTCAGTGTTCCAAACCTGGCGGCAATCTCATTTATTTTGTCCTTTTTAGGATTTCTTCAATACTTTGTGGTAGGAGGCAGTCATGGATAA
- a CDS encoding proton-conducting transporter membrane subunit: MNFIDINLHFLLMLGFYICGAIFSLIFIKNSKLGNILSNILYSIASSSGILISLFYLLSNKEYIQLAHIKSNIPFLSFKLGISNLSAYFILTLSILTLCVSIYSIGYMSQYYGKRNISSFNFLFGIFIVSLISVFSSGNMIIFLLAWEVMSLTSYFLVIFESGHTETQKSGTLYLIMTHIATAFLTVAFITTYSYTGSFDIVNNSALIPPFSKNMIFLCLLIGFGTKAGIIPLHIWLPYAHPAAPSNVSALMSGIMIKTSIFGLIQFVFVALGGGFEWWGITLLIVGSISAVLGVAYALMEIDIKRLLAYSSIENTGIILIGLGISIYGFTKGNSLLSSLALVAALIHLFNHSLFKGALFLGAGSVHYSTHTKNMEKLGGLLKKMPYTGLFFLIACLSISSMPFFNGFISEWFTLQALFHSIGISTQGVKLIAILAAAVLAMAGALAAACFVKAFGISFLGLPRSTEAHNSMEVPAPMLMGTGLLSFLCIIFGLFPNVILILLNKISLSIVKTSVIPDLKGISSFVYYPKGLDANKISPMFLFAAGVILAAVVFLVVKLINRGTKERTYGTWDCGFKELNPRMQYTATGFSKPLRIVFRAIYRPSRELQTEEGTSPYYPKTIKYVVLTQSVFEKYLYIPLTGLFTAFSGRVRRLVQTGSVHTYLLYIFITIVGLLIYYRFSNS, translated from the coding sequence ATGAATTTCATTGACATTAATTTACATTTCTTGTTAATGTTAGGATTTTACATATGCGGAGCAATATTTTCTTTAATATTCATAAAAAATAGCAAGCTTGGCAATATTCTTTCCAATATACTCTATAGCATAGCTTCCTCATCCGGAATCTTAATTTCACTGTTCTACCTGCTTTCGAATAAAGAATATATACAGTTGGCACATATAAAGTCAAATATACCATTCCTGAGTTTTAAGCTTGGAATAAGTAACTTATCTGCGTACTTCATACTTACCTTATCAATATTGACGCTTTGTGTATCAATATATTCCATAGGTTATATGTCACAATACTATGGCAAAAGAAACATAAGCTCTTTTAATTTTCTTTTCGGAATATTCATTGTTTCTCTTATATCGGTTTTCAGTTCCGGAAATATGATAATATTTCTTCTTGCATGGGAAGTTATGTCCCTAACTTCTTATTTTCTTGTGATATTCGAATCGGGGCATACTGAAACCCAAAAATCAGGCACTCTTTATCTTATTATGACTCATATAGCAACAGCTTTTTTGACTGTGGCTTTTATAACAACGTATTCATATACAGGTTCTTTTGATATAGTCAATAACTCAGCTTTAATACCTCCTTTTTCAAAGAATATGATATTCTTGTGTCTCCTTATTGGATTTGGGACAAAAGCCGGTATCATACCGCTTCACATATGGCTTCCCTATGCACACCCTGCAGCTCCAAGCAACGTATCAGCTCTCATGTCGGGTATAATGATCAAAACCTCTATTTTCGGCCTTATACAGTTTGTATTCGTTGCCCTTGGAGGAGGCTTTGAGTGGTGGGGCATAACACTATTGATAGTAGGAAGCATATCTGCTGTTTTAGGTGTTGCCTATGCTCTTATGGAAATTGATATTAAAAGGCTTCTGGCCTACAGCAGTATAGAAAATACCGGTATAATACTTATAGGCCTTGGAATCTCAATATATGGGTTTACCAAGGGCAACAGCCTTTTAAGCTCATTAGCTCTGGTAGCTGCTTTGATACACCTTTTCAACCACTCACTTTTTAAGGGTGCATTGTTTTTAGGAGCAGGATCAGTTCATTATTCAACTCACACAAAAAATATGGAAAAGTTGGGCGGTCTTCTTAAGAAAATGCCTTATACGGGCTTGTTCTTCCTTATAGCATGTCTTTCTATTTCTTCAATGCCCTTTTTTAACGGATTTATAAGTGAATGGTTTACCCTTCAGGCTCTTTTCCATAGTATAGGTATAAGCACCCAGGGTGTTAAGCTTATTGCTATATTGGCCGCTGCGGTACTGGCAATGGCAGGGGCATTGGCTGCTGCTTGTTTTGTAAAAGCTTTCGGTATCTCTTTCTTAGGATTGCCCAGAAGCACAGAAGCCCATAACTCCATGGAAGTACCTGCACCGATGCTAATGGGAACCGGGCTGCTATCCTTTTTGTGTATTATATTCGGATTATTCCCTAATGTTATTCTCATATTACTGAATAAAATCTCCCTCTCAATAGTTAAGACTTCTGTGATACCTGACCTAAAAGGCATTTCCTCCTTTGTTTACTACCCTAAAGGTCTTGATGCCAATAAAATATCCCCCATGTTTTTATTTGCTGCAGGGGTAATATTGGCAGCTGTTGTTTTCCTTGTTGTTAAATTAATAAACCGCGGTACAAAGGAACGCACCTATGGTACATGGGACTGTGGCTTTAAAGAACTTAACCCCAGAATGCAATATACTGCAACGGGATTTTCAAAGCCCCTTCGCATAGTGTTTAGAGCAATTTACAGGCCTTCCCGTGAGCTGCAGACAGAAGAGGGAACATCTCCATACTATCCGAAGACAATAAAATATGTTGTACTCACCCAATCGGTGTTCGAGAAATATCTTTATATCCCTCTTACTGGCTTATTTACTGCTTTTTCCGGAAGGGTGCGACGCCTAGTTCAAACGGGAAGTGTACACACATATCTTTTATATATATTTATCACAATTGTGGGCCTGCTCATATATTATCGCTTCAGCAACAGCTAA
- a CDS encoding AraC family transcriptional regulator codes for MANYLFRTSNSSSGGKIHGLPSSSVKEYAFEVKLPEHACNDTNSCTANGKIEEIGLCIKNGVEKNSTEIIDKLFDELYSSNNLNMEKAKILYINIITTIIDSVTKFGFNFVDISESKVLPYSNLYKFSSLIEMKDFLKKLTICATKCVKNSQSKKRNKTISDIVQYINANATDPNLSLTKVASIFYMNPSYLSRIFRQVTGFTFVEYITRTRINIALKLFKETDLKGYEIGEKVGIHDPNYFGKCFKKCTGMSLNSYRKLNQ; via the coding sequence ATGGCGAATTATTTATTTAGGACCTCAAATTCCAGTAGTGGAGGAAAAATACATGGTCTTCCAAGTTCTTCTGTAAAAGAATATGCTTTTGAAGTTAAATTGCCTGAGCATGCATGCAATGATACAAACTCATGCACCGCTAATGGTAAAATAGAGGAAATAGGACTATGTATTAAAAACGGAGTTGAAAAAAACTCCACTGAAATAATAGATAAACTTTTTGATGAGCTATACAGCAGTAATAATTTAAACATGGAAAAGGCAAAAATCCTTTATATTAATATAATTACTACAATTATAGATTCTGTTACTAAGTTTGGATTCAATTTTGTTGATATTTCCGAATCAAAAGTTTTGCCTTATAGTAATTTGTACAAGTTTAGCAGTCTTATAGAAATGAAGGATTTTCTAAAAAAATTAACTATATGTGCCACTAAATGCGTAAAAAATTCCCAAAGCAAAAAGAGAAACAAGACCATATCTGATATAGTGCAATACATAAACGCAAATGCCACAGATCCAAACCTTTCTCTTACGAAAGTAGCAAGCATATTCTATATGAATCCAAGCTATTTAAGTAGGATTTTCAGGCAGGTTACCGGTTTTACTTTTGTTGAGTATATAACAAGGACAAGGATTAATATTGCATTAAAGCTGTTCAAGGAAACTGACCTTAAAGGTTATGAAATAGGTGAAAAAGTTGGAATTCATGATCCCAATTACTTTGGCAAATGCTTTAAAAAGTGTACTGGCATGTCTTTAAACAGCTATAGAAAACTAAACCAATAA